TTGGAATGACGCCGCGCTTTGCGGCCAGTTTGCGCGTGGacttcactgggaggtccaaagACAAATTGCCATGAGGGAGAGGCAACCCAGAACCCTGAGGGAGCTGCAAGACGCTGCCCtcgtcattgacaacgccctccgggAGGAGCATGCTAGCCACCCGCAACAGGGgaataagtctagcaagaCCACCACAACCCCCAAccggggggcaagtaccggccaacaggccaccaaaaccggtcccctctcctccaatcccaactacgtcttggaggaagaacgcaaccgccACTGCGCAGAAGGTCTTTGCGTAAAGTGCGGAAGGGCTGGacacaagtttgccaagtgcCGGACCggatggaaggctaccccaaaggaggataaggggaaggccaaggaaaccgccaaaattggcaaggactctgagtaccaattgggaaaagagtaagggtctctgctgccgcgcgcaagaaCCCTACAGACATTAGTAGCAGTTGTATAGAGATTTGTCATGTATCTACAGCATCAAAATTATcacccctcttcacaatCCCTATACAACCAAAGCAAGCGGAATctatagaagtcctgattgactcaggcgcaaCTTCCTCATTCATGCACCCCCAaaccgcggaatcactccgcttaccactcattgacctcccCTCTCCTTGCACCGTAACTAcgcttgatgggttgagcccccaggctggaaaaatctggaagaaggcctccctaaccttctcccttgatggtaaacaaatgaccaagaccttcctaatctgtaacacagggtctcacgctgccatcttgggattgaaatggctagacgcgcacaacccagaaattgattggaatatgcAAACCCTCACCTTTCCCCACGCCgcaccagaacacgtggccattgccaaggaggaagaagcagacaagaacccgcttgaaggagtaccctccaaataccaccaatatgccaaggtatttggagaagaagaattcaacaagcttccacCCCACAGAcactacaacattgggataGAACTTACAGAGGAAGGCCCTCTCAGCTCCCCCctttacagtatgacagatgCCGAGtctgccacactcaaggactggctcagggacaagctGAAAGCTGGGAAAATTTGTCCAAGCAAATcctccatcagttcccccgtaatgtttgtccccaagaaggatggttcctgctgtttggttgttgactattGCCGCCTTAATAACCGGACTAAGAAAAATGTCTATCCGCTACCttgtccagatgacctcatggcccagctccgtggcgccaaggtcttcaccaaattagatctgagatggggttacaacaatgtccgggtcaaagaaggcaacaagtGGAAAACCGCCTTCTGCACTAAGTACAGCCTGTAcgaatccctggtcatgacctttggtttaaccaacgccccggctGCCtttcagcatttcatgaacaaactattcaaggatttgCTTGACGTCTGCGTTATcatataccttgatgacatcctcatTTACTCCAAGACAGACGCCAACCATACTCAACACGTTCACAAGGTCCTGAAAAGGCTAATGGATAACCAATTGTTTTGCAAGGCATCAAAGTGCACGTTTCACGTCACATTGGTGGAGTATCTTGGCATAATTGTCTTGGACAAAGggttcagcctggataaactcaagatccaggcagttcaagaatggcccacgcccaccaaggttaaagaagtacaatccttccttgggtttgccaacttcctgcgttgatttgttgccaactttagtcacatggccagacCACTGCACAAtctggtcaagaaggatacagtctggaaatgggagaccaaagaacaggaagccttccaggGACTTaaggacgccatcaccaacgcacCAGTCCTTTGCCATGCCGACCCGTCCAAAccttacttcctggaaacggATGCCTCCGGCGCAGCCCTGGgctccatactcagtcaacgtCAGGAAGACGGTCGCCTTCACCCACTAGGTTTTCTGTTGGAATCCTTCAAGGCCGCCAAGCAGAATTACAATacacacaataaggagcttctagcaatcatccgctcctttgagtactggcgcatcttcctggaagggaccCTCCACCCTATCACCGTGTTTACTGATCATTGCAACCtagagtactggaaagaATCCCGCACCTTCAACCGTTGTCACGCACGTTGGCACCTACTACTTGccggtgttgtagacacaatcaataccagggaatttattcccaatttctcgaatttaaatgaaggcaattggagaacattttcagtcacgtgacatcggcgcttatatcatacgctaagcgccgagccacgtccccctccgcgcttacctcagcacacgtagccacctccacctgatgacatcagtgacacgtatgcatgagtaaggccgactgcggagcagggttcttatttgatacggtattgcatataatgtatttgtaaaatagcttgtctgtagaatatataaggaggccaaccaaccatggtaacacccaggttgattacctcttgttgcatctctcaactgtacgaggccttaggccagtaactactaagtccccctcctgtacttgttgccttaagcaacttcctcatcgtagatacatagcttgccatcgccattagggctttggtcattgtacttaggtagttagttgtcgtaggtagcctcctcaccgccctaagcggttCCCACTTAGttccatacagccacaagcgcccgctacctagacgacccataaggacgtctaggacactaggtaattgacctgacgtcagttgcaaaccgttctgcacccATCCCTACTAAGTCCCAACCCCCGAGAAggatacctgtactagcacaagcaaaaacacgtgattggactcccctttcagctggaataatcaaagagctgtcggtcccacgtagtagcaaattgctataaggcaggctatccctattgcccgcataccactgGTCACCGCACCATTTGTCAGCGGAGtcaatcagcagatccacccgcttgcaggaAACCCgctctacatcacgcccgctcacggctgttgattagttgtagggactgtccaacgctaggcggttgacgcagactcttagcgccagaacaataaagcgccccataagtcctgttacGGGCACCATCTCCCCCACATTGCCCATCATTACttcccgcaccccctcttgcgcttcctcccgcgcctcccagcgcactgcatcccaccaaggccgttcatacccccatgagatggcaacccgctcccggagcaccgctcgtcccgcgtcccctcttgatcaaggagagctgggacccactcttccagCAACCGCCGCTGAGTCATCAGGCCTTGAACCCAAGGTCTACAGGGAAATCTCCCTTGGACGagcaatctcccttatcttgggattgcaaaaccaaatCCTCCAACTCGAGCGGGAACTCGAAGAAACCAAGGAGGCaaccaaggaagcccaagactggatgggcgcagtcaatcaagccctcacttgcattgaggctaggggtggagccccacacacaccagaagactgGAGGCCCCTGGCAAttgaggccacgcccaggcccttacccaaaaccaacactattccagcgcctagcgcacccctcattgcctgggccaaccccacaAGAGCTCCCCTCCCCTTCACACAACCAACTCCTGTCCGGgctcccccgcaagtccatactccccctccaccttcgCCTATCCGCCTCCGTTCCCCCCAATTCCCACAACCAGCAGCCCCTGTAGCCGCTTATTCAATCCCAGTCAAGgtagaccaccctgacgcctacaCTGGGAAAATTGGGAACAAAGCCTGCCAATGGCTCACGcaaatgttggcatgggtacgtctgaaccaacggatgttcccaaccaatcaggaggtcctgtcattcctcctgatgaatatgaaggacgtagcaggagcctgggctcacccccatctcgaccaactagggtcccacagggccttaATTCAATTGGTTGACAACTTCAggacggagttcttggctgcatttggcaacccgGATGCTACGCAAGCCGCTGagcggcaaatcacccaccttactcagacaggcacctgtgctgagtacattacaaagttcaggaccattgccatggacctggactggaatgacgccaccctttgtgggcaatttgcacgtggcctccactgggaggtcagccgtctCATTGCCACTTGAGAACGGCGCCccaccaccctccttgagctacAGAACGTAGCCatggtcattgataacgccctccgcaaggagcgtgccagccacccgcctaagggtaataagcctGGAACCTCTTCCACTaaccccaataggggggcgagtaccggccaaccgGCCACCAAACCAGGGCGCTTGTCCAGCAATCctaactttgtctccaaggaggagcaaaaccgccgcagggctgaaggcctctgcatcaaatgcggtaagGCGGGCCataaatttgcggaatgccgcactggctggaaagccacacccaaggaggaaggtgtcaagaaggaagccgccaagattggcaaagagtctggacccaaatcgggaaaagactaagggtacctgctgccgcgcgcaaggaccccaaggactctgggcttattgaaatttgtaatatattgaataGCATCAATAGAATttccccactcttcacaatttcaattaatccagagaaacaagcggacccactagaagtcctgatagattcaggcgctacATCATTGTTCCTTCACCCTCACACCGCAgaactactccgcctacccctaatagacctccctCAACCCCGTACCgtaactatgcttgatgggtcaagcccccaggctggaaagatttggaagaaggcccacctaaccttcctatttgatggtaaacaaatgatggaaaccttcctgatttgcaacaCCGGATCACACGCCGCCATCCTAGGCATCAAATGGTTAGAAGCCCACAACCCTGAAATCGATTGGAACTCCCgtaccctctccttcccacaTACGCCACCAGAACATGCAACCAttgctgaggaggaggaagctgatcaaaaaccccttgaaggagttccctccaaataccaccaatacgccaaggtatttggagaggaggaattcaataagcttcctccccataggcattacgatattgggattgaactcacaGAGGAAGGACCCCTTAACTCCCCCCTTTACAGTATGACTGATGCCGAGTCCGCCAccctcaaggactggcttaaGGATGAActcaaagctgggaagatccgtcccagcaaatcacCTATCAGCtccccggtcatgtttgtcccaaaaaaggatggttcctgtCGTCTCGTAGTTGACTATTGTCgcctcaataaccggacaaaaaagaacgtCTATCCGTTGCCCCGCCCAGATGATctaatggcccagctccgtggcgccaagatctttactaAGCTAGATCTAAggtggggatacaacaatgtccaggtaaaagaaggcaacaaatggaaaactgccttccgtaccaaatatggtttatacaagtccctggtcatgacctttggcctgacaaatgcACCTGCagctttccaacacttcatgaacaagttgttcaaggatctactggatatatgcgtcatcatctacctagATGACATCTTAatttactcaaaggatgacgcaactCACACAAAACACGTCCATGAGGTTCTGAAGCGGTTGATGGATAACCAGCTCTTCTGTAAAGCGTCCAAATGCacgttccacgtcacctctgtggaatacctggggatcattgtcttggacaagggttttagtctggataagctcaagatccaggcagtacaagaatggccaatTCCCACaaaagtcaaagaagtccaattgttcctaggttttgccaattttctccgccgatttgttgccaacttcagccacatggctagacCATTGCACAATCTGGTAAGAAAGGATACGCCATGGAAGTGGGATACcagggaacaggaagccttccaggACCTCAAGGACGCTATCACCAACGCACCAGTACTTTGCCACGCGGATCCTACCAAGCCCtatttcctggaaacagatgcatcaggtGCAGCTCTGGGATcaatactcagccaacggcAAGAAGACGGAAGACTACACCCCTTGGGGTTCCTGTCGGAATTGTTCAAAGGTGCCgaacagaactatgacacccatgacaaggaactcctcgCAATCATCCGGTcatttgagtattggcgtataTTCCTGGAGGGGACAAAacacccaatcacggttttcacagatcattgcaacctggaatactggaaggagtccagAACCTTCAATCGACGGCACGCGCAATGGCATCTACTCCTTGCCggttataacttccagattgtctaTTGCCccggaaagcaatcagggaagccagatgccCTCTCACGCCGATCAGACCATGCCAATATCCCTCCTGCAgtccaaaccatgctcccagaccccGTATTTGCAAACATTGCCCTGGTCACGCCGGAAAAAgagctacaacgccagatcaaAGCGTCCCTAGATCAAGAtgagtccctggaggaaatcctccaattcttacagaacaattccaaagcacccccctccatcaaacgcgcattcaaagattacaagatggaggctggattactattctaccaaggatgaATCgtggtccctgacgttggaacaTTAAGGACGGACCTACTCCACATCTTCCacgacagccccttggcaggacatccaggaagaCAGCGTACCCTAGAATTGGTGtcaaggaattactactggcccggtATCCGTGCGGAcacgtattggcatgtggactcttGTGAAACATGTCAACGGATCAGAAAGCCTAAGTACGCCTCTATTCCACCTCAGCCGCTTGAACTTCCTgttagaccctggcaacacgtatcatacgacatgatagtagacctgcctAAGGACGGAAGCAATGACTCCATCTTAGTCATAGTGGACAGCTTCACAAAGTATGGgatttttgtcaaatgttccaaaaagctcaaagcccctGAACTAGCGGAAttattcctggaacacgtgtggaaacggcacggcatgcctgaaaaaacGGTCTCAGACAGGGGAAGGGTGTTCAACAATAAATTTCTGAAGgcactgtacaaacgcctaggAATTGACCCCCATTTCTCCTCAGcgtaccacccccagagcaatgGACAAACGGAGCAAGTCAACCCTtccattgaacacttcctaagggcCTACTCGGGGGTtaaccaacgggactggTCTAGGTGGctgccaatggcggaatttgcatacaataacGCCGTGCACAGTAGTACTGGGAAAACTCCTTTCAAAGCCTTATACGGgtgggaacccaccttaaccccatccaacgtacccACAGATGTTCCAGAAGCGGATGAacttgcccaaacaatggaagcgcaatggaaggaagtagaaTCGGCCCTCCGGCAAGCCAAGCAACGGATGACAGCTGGAGAAAGCGGAAGCCCAACGGAATTtgaaattggagaagaagcttggctcgacgccaagaatgtcaacctcaaaaccttaaGCCCCAAACTAACAGAACAACGTTTGGGCCTGTTcaaggtta
The Rhizoctonia solani chromosome 8, complete sequence DNA segment above includes these coding regions:
- a CDS encoding Retrotransposable element Tf2 protein — protein: MATRSRPPSQACSPVDQGQLEPLFPPASPELGKVSLKRVIRLLWGLQSQVDRIKRTLLEQVEISQEVCTNVKNISQAVDVVKDGLAQLQLPWGPHTPEDQKPPAVEETPRAAPKAKPIGKAQPFLGAPAPIISTGAPRHDPLSLFNPYPSSSFPLGPAPAPQGPPPAPIVTPVQPPAPSTVKVDHPDAFKGKIGLEAKQWLTRMLAWVRLNQRQFPLDLEVLSFLLMNMTEAGGAWAHPHLDQLGSYRALIQTVDEFKVKFLAAFGDPDATRAAERKITSLTQTGTCAEYITKFRTLQMELDWNDAALCGQFARGLHWEVQRQIAMRERQPRTLRELQDAALVIDNALREEHASHPQQGNKSSKTTTTPNRGASTGQQATKTGPLSSNPNYVLEEERNRHCAEGLCVKCGRAGHKFAKCRTGWKATPKEDKGKAKETAKIGKDSEYQLGKDCIEICHVSTASKLSPLFTIPIQPKQAESIEVLIDSGATSSFMHPQTAESLRLPLIDLPSPCTVTTLDGLSPQAGKIWKKASLTFSLDGKQMTKTFLICNTGSHAAILGLKWLDAHNPEIDWNMQTLTFPHAAPEHVAIAKEEEADKNPLEGVPSKYHQYAKVFGEEEFNKLPPHRHYNIGIELTEEGPLSSPLYSMTDAESATLKDWLRDKLKAGKICPSKSSISSPVMFVPKKDGSCCLVVDYCRLNNRTKKNVYPLPCPDDLMAQLRGAKVFTKLDLRWGYNNVRVKEGNKWKTAFCTKYSLYESLVMTFGLTNAPAAFQHFMNKLFKDLLDVCVIIYLDDILIYSKTDANHTQHVHKVLKRLMDNQLFCKASKCTFHVTLVEYLGIIVLDKGFSLDKLKIQAVQEWPTPTKVKEVQSFLGPLHNLVKKDTVWKWETKEQEAFQGLKDAITNAPVLCHADPSKPYFLETDASGAALGSILSQRQEDGRLHPLGFLLESFKAAKQNYNTHNKELLAIIRSFEYWRIFLEGTLHPITVFTDHCNLERLTQTLSARTIKRPISPVTGTISPTLPIITSRTPSCASSRASQRTASHQGRSYPHEMATRSRSTARPASPLDQGELGPTLPATAAESSGLEPKVYREISLGRAISLILGLQNQILQLERELEETKEATKEAQDWMGAVNQALTCIEARGGAPHTPEDWRPLAIEATPRPLPKTNTIPAPSAPLIAWANPTRAPLPFTQPTPVRAPPQVHTPPPPSPIRLRSPQFPQPAAPVAAYSIPVKVDHPDAYTGKIGNKACQWLTQMLAWVRLNQRMFPTNQEVLSFLLMNMKDVAGAWAHPHLDQLGSHRALIQLVDNFRTEFLAAFGNPDATQAAERQITHLTQTGTCAEYITKFRTIAMDLDWNDATLCGQFARGLHWENVAMVIDNALRKERASHPPKGNKPGTSSTNPNRGASTGQPATKPGRLSSNPNFVSKEEQNRRRAEGLCIKCGKAGHKFAECRTGWKATPKEEGVKKEAAKIGKEISPLFTISINPEKQADPLEVLIDSGATSLFLHPHTAELLRLPLIDLPQPRTVTMLDGSSPQAGKIWKKAHLTFLFDGKQMMETFLICNTGSHAAILGIKWLEAHNPEIDWNSRTLSFPHTPPEHATIAEEEEADQKPLEGVPSKYHQYAKVFGEEEFNKLPPHRHYDIGIELTEEGPLNSPLYSMTDAESATLKDWLKDELKAGKIRPSKSPISSPVMFVPKKDGSCRLVVDYCRLNNRTKKNVYPLPRPDDLMAQLRGAKIFTKLDLRWGYNNVQVKEGNKWKTAFRTKYGLYKSLVMTFGLTNAPAAFQHFMNKLFKDLLDICVIIYLDDILIYSKDDATHTKHVHEVLKRLMDNQLFCKASKCTFHVTSVEYLGIIVLDKGFSLDKLKIQAVQEWPIPTKVKEVQLFLGFANFLRRFVANFSHMARPLHNLVRKDTPWKWDTREQEAFQDLKDAITNAPVLCHADPTKPYFLETDASGAALGSILSQRQEDGRLHPLGFLSELFKGAEQNYDTHDKELLAIIRSFEYWRIFLEGTKHPITVFTDHCNLEYWKESRTFNRRHAQWHLLLAGYNFQIVYCPGKQSGKPDALSRRSDHANIPPAVQTMLPDPVFANIALVTPEKELQRQIKASLDQDESLEEILQFLQNNSKAPPSIKRAFKDYKMEAGLLFYQG
- a CDS encoding Retrotransposable element Tf2 protein encodes the protein MIVDLPKDGSNDSILVIVDSFTKYGIFVKCSKKLKAPELAELFLEHVWKRHGMPEKTVSDRGRVFNNKFLKALYKRLGIDPHFSSAYHPQSNGQTEQVNPSIEHFLRAYSGVNQRDWSRWLPMAEFAYNNAVHSSTGKTPFKALYGWEPTLTPSNVPTDVPEADELAQTMEAQWKEVESALRQAKQRMTAGESGSPTEFEIGEEAWLDAKNVNLKTLSPKLTEQRLGLFKVTKKISDRAYRLELPPTMRIHNVFYVGLLSKVKRDNKRAFENRPPPVTVDGGEEYEVEGITNAEERNRKWFFQVKWKGYRSEENTWEP